TCAATTTGAAAAAATTGCAGAAATGACAACCATATATAATAAATGGAATGATTCTAATCGTACACAGCGGTATCTTCTTGAACCGACATTTTGTGGGAATCCGAATATCCGGATGGTTTCTTTCATGGTTAATGTAGCTTGGGGAAATCAATATCTCTTTGAATTGTTGAAAATTATGCAACGTTATAATTGTAATGTAACTTTTTTTCTAGAGGGATTATGGGCTCATATGTATCCTTATTTAGCAAAAGAGATAAGAGACGCCGGTCATGAAATTGGAAATCACGCTTATTCACACGCAGATATGAGGGGGCTAACGGAAGAGTATATTATATGGGAAGTAAGACATACAAATGCAGTCATTTTTAAGGAACTTGGGATTAAACCAAGTTTATTTACTCCCCCATACGCAACATATAATGAGAGAATCGTTAAAATCGTTGCACAAGAAGGGATGAATACTGTTTTAAGTTCAATCGACACGCAGGATTGGAATACTAATGATCCAGATAAAATTATTAATAAGGTGAACTCTGACTTGAAAAATGGTTCTATTATTTTGATTCATCCTACCGAAGTAATTATCAATGCATTACCAACAATAATACGAAATATAGAAGAACATAGTGTGAGAATAGGTAAAATAAGTGATATTATTTCATGAAAATTGCTGAAAATTTTATTTCTGTGCGTTTTGAATGGTTTTCTAGTAATATGCAAGACAACTAGTTGTTCTATCTATAACAATTGGTATAGAGGTATACATTTCTTGTTTAAACTATTTTATATGAAAATGATACGACAGGTGTGAGGTTAAAATATGAAAATAGAAAATACAACGATTTATGTAAATGGTCAATCGGTACAAACCTCTTGTTGTATGAAAAACGGTTACTTAATGGTGCCTGCATTGTTTTTTAAATATGCTAATGTGTTAGTTGATTATCATAGAGAAACACATACAGTTGTTTTTAAAAAGAATACGGTTCTGCTTGTTTTATGTAAGGAGAAATATGAAGCTTGTTATTCTTTAGATGGAACCACAAATATGCAACATGATTCCCTTTTGTCCGCACCTGTTGAAATGAATGAAGTTATATATATTCCTTTCTATTATGTCGCTCAAAGATTAGGGATGTTTATTTGGTTTAATTCTAATATTTCTAGAACATACCTAGTCACTAATTCTTCGAAGTCGTGGAAGTCTGATTTATATTACAGAGGGCTAACAAGCGAGAAAAAAATAGCATTAACATTTGATGATGGTCCTGATAATCATTACACCTCTCAAATCTTAGATATTCTTTCCGAGAACAATATTCCAGCTACTTTCTTTGTAGTTGGCCAGCAAATTAAATGGTTTCCAGAAATAGTGAAACGGATTGTAAGGGAGGGGCATGCGTTAGGGAATCATAGTTGGAGTCATCCGAATTTCACCAAACTCACAACCCCCCAAGTGAAGGAAGAAATCTTATCTACAGAAGATGAAATCATTTCATTGACAGGAAATAAACCAACATTATTCCGTCCTCCATATGGTGAATGTACCGAAGCGGATTTTCAAATGATTGATGGACTAGGGTACAAGTTGATTATGTGGTCAGTCGATACACTTGATTGGTCAGGAATATCAAGTGAAAAAATCTTATCTATTGTAAAAAGAGATTTATCACCTGGAGCAATAATATTACAGCATTCAATTAAGACGTTACCAGGAGTATTAGATGGAACTGTAAAAGCATTGCCCATTATAATTCATGACTTACTCAATAAGGGATATGAGTTCGTAACGGTTCAAAAATTATTAGGAATAGAATCGTAATTCATTATATGTAAGGGAATTAGATTTTTTTAGGAGTGAGGCTATATGAGGGTTTTATTTTTAGAAAGTCATCCAATGTGGATTTATGGTTTACCTAATGGATTTCGCGATGCGGGACATGAGGTGAAAGTCTCAGGTTCATTAGGAGAGATTGATCTTTGTGAACTGATTGTCGAATTTTCACCTGATTTAATTATTACTATGGGATGGGGTCCTGAAAATTCATCAAAGGAAAAACAAAAACTAATCTTCGAGAGTACGACTAAATTTAACATCCCACATGTTTATTGGGCAACTGAGGATCCCACATCTACTGAAATTTTTACAATACCATACATTGAAAGGACGAAACCAGATTTTGTATTTACGATTTGTAGAGATAGGATAGATTACTACAAAAAACGAGGGATTCCTGCAGATTACCTAGACTTTGGATATCATCCCGTAGTGCATCATCCAGTAAAGGCTGATTCTAATTATTATGCCCCACTAGCAATTGTAGCAAATGGCTATCCAAAGAAGCTTAGTTATTTTCCAAATCATTTCCGTCATCAATCATTGAAAACGTTGATTACACCATTGATTAAAAATAATATCCAAATAGATTTTTACGGTGCGCATTGGGATGAAATGAGGACTATTCTAGGTATTGATATTCCTAAAGAATGGATTCGTGGTTATCTAGATTATTCAAGCGCCAATAAGGTTTATAGCTCATCAGATATTATTTTAGGTCTTCAAAATCTTCCAGGGCAGCTCACTCAACGAACGTATGAAATAATGGGATCGGGAGGAATGCTCTTAACGAATGATATTCCTATAATTAATCGATTATTTAAAGTTGGAAGGGACCTAATTACATCATCTTCCCCCGAAGAAACTATTGAATTAGTTAAATATTACCTTCGATATCCGGGAAAAAGAAACGTAATTAAAGAAAATGCTTTAGAAGTAGTAAAAGAATATTCTTATCAAAAACGAGCAGAGTATATGATTGATATATTAATTGAACATGGAATTTTTAACGGTAGAAGAAGGAGTTACGATATGAAAGAAGAGCCTAGGAAAACATATAAGCAAGGAGAATTTGAAATTTATATCGTACGGAAT
The DNA window shown above is from Bacillus clarus and carries:
- a CDS encoding polysaccharide deacetylase family protein, producing MINNVENQFEKIAEMTTIYNKWNDSNRTQRYLLEPTFCGNPNIRMVSFMVNVAWGNQYLFELLKIMQRYNCNVTFFLEGLWAHMYPYLAKEIRDAGHEIGNHAYSHADMRGLTEEYIIWEVRHTNAVIFKELGIKPSLFTPPYATYNERIVKIVAQEGMNTVLSSIDTQDWNTNDPDKIINKVNSDLKNGSIILIHPTEVIINALPTIIRNIEEHSVRIGKISDIIS
- a CDS encoding polysaccharide deacetylase family protein encodes the protein MKIENTTIYVNGQSVQTSCCMKNGYLMVPALFFKYANVLVDYHRETHTVVFKKNTVLLVLCKEKYEACYSLDGTTNMQHDSLLSAPVEMNEVIYIPFYYVAQRLGMFIWFNSNISRTYLVTNSSKSWKSDLYYRGLTSEKKIALTFDDGPDNHYTSQILDILSENNIPATFFVVGQQIKWFPEIVKRIVREGHALGNHSWSHPNFTKLTTPQVKEEILSTEDEIISLTGNKPTLFRPPYGECTEADFQMIDGLGYKLIMWSVDTLDWSGISSEKILSIVKRDLSPGAIILQHSIKTLPGVLDGTVKALPIIIHDLLNKGYEFVTVQKLLGIES
- a CDS encoding polysaccharide deacetylase family protein, which translates into the protein MRVLFLESHPMWIYGLPNGFRDAGHEVKVSGSLGEIDLCELIVEFSPDLIITMGWGPENSSKEKQKLIFESTTKFNIPHVYWATEDPTSTEIFTIPYIERTKPDFVFTICRDRIDYYKKRGIPADYLDFGYHPVVHHPVKADSNYYAPLAIVANGYPKKLSYFPNHFRHQSLKTLITPLIKNNIQIDFYGAHWDEMRTILGIDIPKEWIRGYLDYSSANKVYSSSDIILGLQNLPGQLTQRTYEIMGSGGMLLTNDIPIINRLFKVGRDLITSSSPEETIELVKYYLRYPGKRNVIKENALEVVKEYSYQKRAEYMIDILIEHGIFNGRRRSYDMKEEPRKTYKQGEFEIYIVRNGDTLFSIANEFKVVVNEVKQLNGLTSDMIDAGLPLKISKVDTDKELKSSADYNYYTISYGETLGQISKRFGISIEKIKIDNKLKSGFIYAGQLLKIDKQFSEDLNLPSVLISKGFEGKKVIALTYDAGDGADKTEEILNVLKKYDIQTTMFLTGAWVDKYPELAKRIISDGHEIANHSYSHPDLTKLSAEDIIEELNKTTSCFEKVLGTKGSALFRPPFGTWNKTVLNAVGEVGIPYTIHWSIDTIDWKEPPPEAIVTRIMDRVKERDIVLFHLNGKPTAVATDMVITELKRNGYQIVKVSEMLK